The Chrysemys picta bellii isolate R12L10 chromosome 10, ASM1138683v2, whole genome shotgun sequence genome segment ACTGGCCATCTGGGGATGGGCCGGCTGGTCAGGTTCTACCCGAACCACAAGAGGGAAGGCTCCAGTTGATCCCGAGGGGGCTGAGCAGGCCTCCCAGCTGCTATGAACTAGCCAGTCCCCCTGGGGCATACACTCAACCCTGGGATCCAGCAAGACAatcctagtcctgctccagggGTGTCACTTTGGCCTCCTACATTTGGCCTGGAGCCCCTGTTCCCCTGAAGGAAACAGCCCCGAGACCCTACAGGATCAATGGGGAGAATCCTCAAAGCGCTGAGCCCAAGACCCTCAGACCTGTGCCAACACCCCCCAGACAGGAGAGGAGCGCTGAGTTCCAGTGTCCGGAAGCGGAGGAGAAGAGGTTAAATGCtccatgtcctctccctgctggggcgGGAAGCAGGTTCTGGAGGTCGCCCCGGCATTGCTGCCGCTCACACGACTTTCTCCCTACTCCCCAGCACTTGCAGCcgtggatctgctctccccgggcccaGGAGAGGAGCCGAGCTGTGAGAGCCAGCGCCCGGCTCTTCATGTTCTACCGCTTCAAAGCCATCACCGAGGTGAGCagcgcagaccctgctgccccccccaccccctcagcactCACGGGAAGTGGGGGGAATACAGACAGAGCTGGGCTCGTCCCGACCTATGCCCTCAATTTCTGTTTGGTGGCCCATTAGGACCTGAAACCCATGGTAGAGCAGGGCTACATGGCCGGGCTGCTGACAAGCCAGGCCTTCGATGCTCAGGAGGCCACCAGATACTGGGCATCTCAGGCTCTCTACTGGCTCTTCACGCCTTGCAAAGGTAAGATAGAGCGGAAGCAGTCGCCACTTCTCAGCCTTCACAGCCCCGGCTGTTACCTAgcgagcagggctgcagagagaacatggCGCCTTCATCGCAGCCCTGACCAGAGGGACACAGAGCAGAAGTGGGTTGGTACCTCCCGGACTGACCTGGCATCTGCCCTTCACCAGGTGCCTGGgaccatctgggacctcccctgatcccaccccagccccaacacACCTTCTACATCAGGGTGAAGAGTGGGCAGTTGGCCCAGAAGCCATCTGAGAGCTCACCCTAGCTGGTCGTTCCCAGCTGCGGCTGGAGTCTGGCTCTTTGGCACCTCTGATCTGGctcaaaggggagggggaagaatccgGCCCTGAGAGCTCTGCCTGAGCACTGCTGGTTTCTTGTGCAGCTGTCGTGTACACCAAGACAGGGGCGGTGGTGAGCGTGCTGAGCAAGACGCAGAAGgatgccagctgcagagagaacccTGTCCATGTTGCTATGGTGAGTAAAAGACTGTGGCTGgcgagacagacacacacatgggaAAGGGGGGTTATTGGCTCCTTCCCTCGATGAGGAGCCGGCAGATGGAAATTCCTGGGTATGGGCTCCAGTGCCCACTCACATAGCCCTGGGCACACGCTGCCAGTGCCTCTGTCCCCGTTCCCCGAAGAGCAAACCCACCTCCCCGGGCCGGGGCTCGCTGCTCACACTCGGcctgtgcctttccctgcagctcatCGCGAAGCACCTGCAGTCGAGTGACCTCATGCCCTTCAGCTTCACCCTGCTGGTGGGcctgctggagaaggaggagtgTGCAGACCAGCTGGCGGGCGTCATGGAGGCGGTGCTGAGAGAGCAAGaatcagagctgcagggccaagtAATGGCTGGGCATTGGAGGCACCATGCTGACATCTCGGGCAGCTCCATCTTGCCCCGTGCCTAGAATTCCTGGGGCAcgagggaggatgtggaggggagacaTCCCTTCTCACCATCATTGATCAATGGGACCCATCCATGCCCTGTCTGCAAGGGGGCCGCTGGGCACGGCCCTGTAATGGTTTTCAGGCTTTGATCCCAGGAGTCTGGCTTGCCCAGCTCACTCCCTGGGAAATGTGCCCTATCTCCAGACCCATCCCCCAGCTGGAGGAACAGAGCCTGCGGTGGGGTCCCCCGTGTCCACTGACTCTTTGCCCAGTGGGCATGGATTGACGTACAGGATGGAAATGCATCCCAGACGCTTAGACCCCACTCTGGTGCTGAAGCAGCCCAGGCATGTTGTCACAAGGGGAGGTACAGCCGGGAtatccgggggggtggggtgtcactggGCAGCGGGATTGGGACCCTTAGTTCTACGGTGCTGGATCACGGGTGGGGGTTTCAAGGTACCGAACCCAGAACCCCCCTCGGCTCAGTCACTCGCTAGGAGAGTTTATCCATGGCCTCCGCCGGGCCATGTGACCGCTGCCTTGTTTCTGAGCCTGCCCAGTTCCTCCTGGCCCTtgcctgccacccacccacagcgggggtagggtctcagcccctgctttgcctccgCAGGTGCAGGATCTCCAGGCGGCTCTTTCCTACACACTGAGCCCACCCCGGGGGGGGCGGCTGAGTGAGGGGACGAGAGACATTCTCCACCTACTGGCCAGACAACACACCAAGGCCGCGGTCAGCATCCTCCTGAAGATGCCCTGGCCTTACAAACGGTGAGCGCCAGCCCCAGGGAAAGGATAGAACACCCACTCCGGCCTCCAAGCCCCCCCTTAATGGGATCACTCCACAGCACCACGGTTACATGCAGCACAGACCCTCCCCTTGCACACAGGCCCCCAGGGAACAGCTCTGCCCCAGCATAGCTTCCCTGTCCCTTGGAGGGCTCCGTGTGCTCTGGGACCCCCggctcagggctcccccagcTGAGCTATTCCTAACACAGCTGTCACCCTCCCCCACTTCGTTCTGTGCACTGCTAACCAGTCCACCCCATCCCGGTTCGGCTGTGCAATGGCTTGGCTGGCTGGAGGCCAGAACAGTcttccagcccccactctccccatCACTACACAGACCAGGAGAGACCCCATGTGAGCATGGCCCCCCGCTCCCGGCAGGGCAtccctccaggctgaggcaggagaggggccaacCTAACTGCATTGCCCCCACAGACGCCCCTACACTGAGCATGTCCCCGCAGgggcaccccctccccgcagctggGAAATGCCCTCTCCCCCATGGAATCCCAGCCTGGTATCTTCCCCATCACCGCACGCTTTTAGACGTCTCATCCCACCCCTAGAGGCTGGTCTTCTCCGATTCACCAGCCTGCCAGgttcccctgggccagcagcgccTTCCCTGCATCCTGCCCAGAGCCGACAAGCACAGAGCCCATTTTACAGCCTTCTCCAAACCCCGCACCCCAGAGCCATGGCGTGGCCAGAACTGGAGCCTTGTTCCTCCTGAAACCCTCACACTCTGCCCCATGGGGAAGgagctcctgctctccttggccacagctcccactctgtgccccccccccccagttcaggagatccagcccagcacctagccctagcccctcccaaggGTGGGCACCTCCtcacaccagcccccacccccgagcccagagtcactgctttcccccatgggggctctaaccccagcccctctggttcccatcaggagaaggcagcaagggagggagggggcccccaagctgggagaagtgagtctggccacgtccacccatcccTTTCTGtgacacagcgccccctggcagtgcccaggCAGGAGGGTATGAACCCCTTAGGACTGGACAGTGCCTGAAGGGCCTTGAGGTCAGCCACCAGCAGGCTCAACCTGCTGCTTCTGGCCCGTCACCCCTCGGAGGGCATCATCCCTGGTGTGTACCAACTGGGCCCGTCCTCTGTGTGAATTCCTTACCTGCCGTCCCTCTGTCCGTCACAGCCCCACCAAGGCCATCTGGAGATTCCTAGGTGCAGACCCCATGCTGACCAGGGAGGTACTGCACATCCTGCTGGACGACAGCCCAGAGAAAGGCCGGGCTAACCCTGGGCAgacccaggacaggagctgcccccagccagcccggctgcccccggcGGTAAGTTCCCATCGCTGGCATTCAGCCCTCTTTCCCGGCTGCATTCTGCGCACGGCCACGGTCTTCTGACTGTATCTTTTCCCTTCCAGACCACATGCGGCCTGTGGGAGCTGATCGGGGCCTTGGGGCAAGCGGACACGCTGGAGGGACGCGAGGACGACCTGTTCGCCTCTTGCTTCCTCGCCATCGCCTGCCCCCCGGCACGGCACCTCTCGGGAGCCCATCAGGACTTGCCCAGTGACACCAGTCCACGCAGGTAATGTGTGGGGCCGATGGATCCCAGCACCCACGCAGTGTCTGGGCTAGCCCCTAGGAGGGGGAAGCTTCCTTCTTGGACCTTCATTGTCCAGGGACTCCCGACACCTTCGGGGGACCGAGGGTTCAGATCAGCCAGGCTTCTCGTGCTTAGGAGCGGGCAGAACTGCCCCCGGATACTCAGGGagccagagagctcctcagaatgggcagctcagcagggtgatgagggagctgagccgggggcagggggagggggagcagagctggggagcagggcagagctggctgctgtCTCTATTTACTGTCTACTTTGAAGGCTTTGGGACAGGCCCGGCCTGTCACTGAGCCACTTCACCCCTTTTCTGcagtgggccctggggggcagggctcagggcagcagggcaTTCAGGGGGGCACTGCATGTACTTTTCTCCCCAGGGTCAGTTTcctgggcggggtggggaggggcaattTTCACATCTTTGGAGGAGAGCGAAGGTCACATCTGCAgacactcccccctgcccccacagttgCGGGGGGAGAACCAAAGGCAGAAGTGGGGCAGCTTCTAGGCTCAACCTGATCCCTTCAGTGCTGCAGCAAGGGAGtcctgcccgcccccaccccgcccagagATCAGGAATCCCTGCATCACCatctcctgcctccttctcttcccagcatgGCCGTGCAGGCCCTGGCGCGGGTGCTGCGCCTCAGGGGCAGTCAGCCAGCTGTGGAGCTAATGGACCAGGAGCGaggctggcagctgctggaggaggcccAGCCCGAGGGGTTCACTCTCCTTAGCAGGTGAGGACAGAGGCTGGAGGAGTCACGTTCTCGCTCTGGAGCccagtggggcagagatgggagggggtggccGGGACCGGGCCGGATTCCGGCATGTGCAGGGTTGTCATGCACACATCAACACGAACTCTTGTTCTCTCCCAGGGCCATAGTGACCCACCCAAACCTGGCCCTGAAGAGCATCCCAAAgcttctccttcccagcctccaggCCAGCCAGGAGGGCGAACGCATGGCCTGCACCGCCCTGTTCGCAGAGGTGAGCCTGGAAGACCAGGGGGGAGGGTTAGCCAGGCCCAGAAGCTGATGGAACAGGGGGCCAATAGCTGGTCAGCCAATGAGAGATGGTCCTGGTGGTGTATTGCTTGTAAATTAATCCCTCTGCTGGGGGCTCTgtggtgggatttgggagcaccCCACTGGAAGCAGAGGGAGCGTTCTGCCCTGCACATGTCACTTCTGTTAAGCTCAGCTGAAGCCAGCCCCTCGTGAACAGCAGTCGGTACGGATCTATGTCACCTCCTGGCCCCTGATCATACTCCCTTCCCCTTGCTCCTCCTGGCCTCGCCCAGCCCTCTCTGACAGCTCCTTTCGGTCCCTTTAGTTCCTCGGCAGCCCCCTGCTGATGGAGAATGAGCCCAAGGCGATGCGGAAGCAGGTTGTGAAGGCCATGCTGCAGCGGACAGAGGACAGCAACATCCACGTTCGAGGCAGAGCGCTGCACGGCCTCAGGAACGCAGTGACCGAGTTCCCGGACAAGGTGGGTCTGGAATGGCAGGAGACTAGGCAGAGAGGGCTGGGTAGGAAGCGCctggttccccttctccccagcctgtgGCTCCTATGGAGCAGACTAGGCTGTAGGCTGACTTGCCCGGACTCTGCTTACACTCAAGCTGACAGAGCGTTGCTCACCGAGCGGCGTCCAACCCCTTCTCTGCAGGTCAGGAAAAAGCGAGACAAGATCCTGGAGAGTTTTGTCCGCGCCGTGTGCGAATGCTGCGACCCCCGCACCGTtctggaagccatggaagggcTCTGCTGGATGCTGCGGGACCCCAAGGCGCCTCTGAAGGCTCATGTCGCCGTCCCACTGGCCCTGCAGGCGAGAACGTTCTTTGAGGATGTAAGTACCAAGCAGGGCAGGCCCCATGGCGCTATAGGGCACCCCACAGGGGAAGGTGCTCAGGACCTGCCTTCCCGTGGAGGGGGCTCAGTGTCCGATGCAGGCACATTTCTGGATTtgtggggcagctcagctcctctgctaggggaggcaggatgcaatcattcttgggccctgggcccacaattgttcagcagccctggggcccagcaggaaagaggggagtttgcagagaatTGTCCTGTAGTTTGAACTAGCTGAAACCTCTCCGGGCTCCGCAGCTGCCAGGCTGATTCCCAAAGCATGTGAGGGCCTGAGCCTGTCCCCTCTAACCACCCTGCGCTCCCTGTCTGCAGGAGACCAGCAGCCTGAGGCGGGCCTCCATGGAGCTCTTTGGCCACCTCAGCAAATTTGTTTCCAAGAAGTCATCCCTCTTTGGGGCTGAGGTGGAGAAGAGCATGGGGACACTGCTCATCCACCTACAGGACGGGGACCCCCAGGTGGCCCAGGTGAGTGCAGCTGAGGGCTCATaggggcaggggtggctgggggcattCTAACAACATGGCAAGGGTGGTGCAAACTCCCCTCTCCAAGCCCCAGATCTCCTCAGTGCTGCCCTGTGGCACCCAGGACCCCCCACTaatccagccctcccccaccccacacagagctctgccagccctCAGAGTGTAGCTGTGGGGTAGTTCTGTggggtttccttctcctcctccattccccacagGCACCTCCAGCCttgggttaccatatttcaacaatcaaaaaagaggacgggaggagccccgccctagccccgcccctgtcctagccccgtcctgtcctagccccgcccccgcccctgccccttccactccctcccacttcctgccccctcagaacccccaaccctctcccccactccttgtcccctgactgccccccaggactccaccccctccctaagcctccctgcctcttgtcccctgactgccccctcctgagaccttccccacatcctaactggccccctaggaccctaccccctacctgtcccctgactgccccaacccttatccacacccccaccccctgacagccccccccagaactcctgacccatctaaacccctctgctccctgtcccctgactgccccctcctgggaccccccccacctgcaccctgactgcccaaaaccttacacccccaacccccagacagcccccccctgaactcccaaacacccccccgctccttgtcccctaactgccccctcctgagacccccccacctgtaccctgactgcccaaaaccttacacccccaacccccagacagcccccccccgaactccctgacccatccaaccctccccctgctccctgtctcttgattaccccctcccccagaacctccctgccgcttatctgaccccctggcccccttactgtgctgcagagcagcgcgctcgacagcgggggaggggagcagggtcggagctccagacgaacagcccggcgatctgtgaatgcagggagggaggggcaggagggggaggaggggagtggtgtcaagtttcaggagagaggcggggggaagtgcaggaagggctctggctctggctgtcggagccccggctggtcTGTAaaccgcgcgcacgctctgcatggggcgggggggaggaggggaagtccggacattgacaaattccccccggacgctatttttaacccgaaaaagccggacatgtccgggggaatccggacgaatggtaaccctactccagcctccctgcccagccagcctctCCGCGGCTGTGGCTCCATTTTACAGCCTGCCCTGTTTAGTGGCCAGGTCCAGGTCTATCTCTGGCCCCTAGCAAGTGACCTAACCCAAGCAGGGCCACAGGGAAGGGCAGGTCACTGAGGCCGATTGGGTCTCcattgctgctgccctgccctcacttGTGTGCTAGCTCCTGTCTGGGAATGACCAGCCTCCTGCAGCAATCCCACCACAACCCGCGCCCCAGCCGAGTAGCAGCCCCCGATAGTGCCTGAGATTGAGGGGAGGCCAAGTACGTTGGTCACCGGGCAGTGCTGTTAACCGCCCACCGGGGACCCACAGGGAATGGCCCCTTCCCTGTTCCAGGAGTGTACCTCCGCGGCCCCAGCACTTGGGCCTGGCTCCCCTCAACCCAGCCAAGCtggagatgggggctgtgggggctggggaACAACCATCAGGCCAGAGGAGGTTCTGCAAAGAGGTGGCTCCTTGCTGCTCCGGCACAGCGGAGTCTccccaagccacacagagcctgcGAGTTGGCAGCCCGTTGCGCTCAGGGACTCAACCAGTTTCCTTCTCGCCCTCTCTGGCAGGCGTGCAGGGTGGCATTGCTGCAGTGCGCACCCTTCCTCAGCTACCAGCCCCTGCGTACACTCGTGCGGAGCCAGCTAGCCGAGGGGGCGGCCCCTGCCATCCCCGCCTTCCTGAGCGAAGCCTGCAGGATCCTGgtgagtgagctctggggtgtgggccctgcaggacaggggggtgggaggacctaagcacacagggagcttccctgctccagggagccccctcactgactcagccccatcccccacccttgaGGATGGCTCCTGTACAAGTCATCTCTGTCCCATGGGAGGAAtcaagggggagagggctctgacagccaggggTTCCTCACCTCCCTACCAGGCAGctcccctcagcctggggaggATGTGTGGCTTGGGACTAACTGGGTTCTTGgcttcccagctccaggactgcccAGGGAGACTGAGCAAGAAGGACGccctgagagcagcagctgcccagcagctgataggtaagaaaagagctggagctcttcttcctattatccctccctgccccatgagtCCGGGCCCCAGCACCACATGCACACTGCtaacagggggttggggctggccTCCTTTGTCCACACACAACcacacccaactcccccccccacccgctccttcccatctccctggGACAAAGGGGGAACCaagactccctgcagccagatgcTAGAGGGCTCTGCGGCCAGAGGGTCTcctctgctctggccctgggcAAGCCTGgcacctgcagcaggagcaggcccgaGGGAGCGATCCTGCCTCCCAAAGGTCTCACCCTGgttcccccgcaccccaccccgcacgaggcactggccccagccaggtccccctgcagcctgtacagggagggcagagattcacaggaagccccagccctgcccaccccagctacCACCAGCCATGCAGGCAAAGagccagggcagcagctctgccacacTGTGCTTCacgccaactcccagtggggcttGTGTGCACAACACCTCTCCTGGCCTCTGTGGGGCAATAATCTTGGGGACTGACTctccacccagctccttcccctcctctgcccggacggattggggatggggggcaccttgaaagacagaaatccaagcggtggctggtgccctgcatgctgttaaataaccAGGCCCGCCTGCCTCCCCTAGGATACATGATGGACAATTGAAGCCAGAGAAGAGCAGGAGGCTTGGACCGCCCACCCTGCTGTGAGTCACGGCTGAGGGGTattgctgtgctgggaggaggggcgaGGGGAAATGGGAGCAGGGATCTAGGGGCAGTGGGCAGCAGCCACATCgcacggtggctgggagccagaacccaGTTGGAGTGACCTGCAGAGcgtaggagcagggagaaaaccctCGGGGCTGGTTCTGGGGTATCTTCTCCCCGGCTATAGTTTGAaactccctgccctgtggggtgttcccatcctggcccaggcaggagccatggctggtcagcagggtctgggagtcagaagtgagttgttcctggcaggcagggggcaggggcaagcagagagggggtggactCCACAAGAGGGAGGGAAACCACCTCCTATGGGAGACCCGGCTGCTGGAGGAGACTTTTCCCCCTAATCCCTCACCAGCCGCGGTGCCACGGGCAGGGACTCTGAGCAGCCCCAGCCAAGGGCGAGGCCGGGGGTTCCTCTGAGCCTCATTTGGTGCTAACTCTGCAGAACCCAGCCTGGattgctgcctgccccctgcaagtGGCAGCTCCAAGAGCCCCTGCACGCACGGAGCAGCTGacaccaccccaaccccccagcccagccccagctatGCTTATGGGGATATGAAATTCTACCTCTGAGTCTCCCTGCCTTCAACAGCTGATCATGCCCCAAAGGGCTGCACCAGAGCTGAGGAAACAGAGCCAGGTGCTGAGGAAACacatcccagggctggagtgtgcagtccaacccctcccccgcatcaCGGGCACTCGTTCTGTCAGAGGCTGaccctgccagctgctcactaggcagaacccagccaggtgctgagcagaCTCTCCTAGGCCTGGTGCTTAAATACCTGGAGAGGCTGCAGTCAGCCCAagaagggtgggcagggggtggcgtAGAGTCGTAGGCTGAACTGCAGGCCGCAAGCAGACCCAGCGTCACTTCTCACAGCCCCAATCCACTGAGCAAGAGGGGAATaaggctgctgcagccagaatttccttcactccagtaaactcctctccccacatttcctgacaccctccctatttacaaccaatgcagttggctgctttttaaagataagtgcaTGTTGCAAACTCATGTTTTGTTATCCATTTCCTTCTTTGCAGACAAAGATTCAGGCGGAGAGAAATTCCGGCATAGTTCTTCCCACAGGTCTAGCTACTTAGATGCTCTGCTCACACAGGCAGGCTGATCATATGGGCTGGACCACGCTGCTGTGTGGATGAGGGAAGCCTATGGAAGGTGGGGTGTAAAACAGCAGCTGACGTAGCCTAGATGGGCGCATACTCACTGAAGATGCTCAGACCAAACTTGGGTCAGGGTGCAATGCTGAAACAGTCCAGCAGAAGGAGCCACCGCAGGAGTAATGGGCAGGCTGCCAGTAGATCTCCCCATATAGGCAAGAGAGCACTTGCACAGACCTGTGAGAAAGCAGGAGGATACCCAGGTTACTGCCTTGCAGAGTTCCAGAAGGGAGGGGTCTCTTTCTCACCAAGATCTACCCGAGCTCTGATCTCTAGGGCAGGAGCCTTTTATTTGGCTCCACAGGCCTCACTCATACACCTGCCAACCAAGCAAGGCTTTCGAGCTCAGTTTGCACCATACAGAATGAACGGGTGGTCAGACTCACTCACCTCTAGGGCGCCCTTTTTGTATGTCTAGGACTtttccatcttctcctcctccaccgaggggaagaggatggaagCTCCAGCTCTTGAATTGGGCTATTAGGGACACACACTGATCACCAGTGACTTATTAGGGAACTAAATAGGGAACCCGGGAGACAAGGGTATTTCCCCGACCTGCCCATGGTGGAGAAACATTAAGATTCAggtcccaggagtccagaacctCTCGAGTTTGCCCTCTGCAATCCGTTCTCTCTGGATGGAGCCTAACAGAAAAACAAGAGATTAGTGGCCAACGGCACAGAGGGCTGCCAGGTATACCCTCCGGGAACCAAGGCTCAGGAGAAAAGGCTAGTGgcctgccaagcagcagcagtcaggcttGGCCTTCTCTGGCCCCTCAACAAATCTTCCCCAGAACCTCTGAGCTACATGCAGGCTGCCCGGAGGGTATCGCTCAGTGAGAATTCACCTCTGGCAGGCAGCCCTATCAAGAGGGGGCAGGATCAAAATTACATGAGCCCAGGATGAGCTTCCTCTCTTGGACAGTAGAGCCGGGCAACCTGCTGCAGAGGCGAACGCTGCAAATCCAAAAAACATCATCATCAGGTTCAGCCTCACCTCCACGAGCAGACGCCTGGCATGTAATCAAGGCTCCATTTTGTCCTCATCCAAAACCTGAAATCaaactcttaccttctcaacattaAAGACAGTGATAGATGTCCTTGTTgtgtaaacaggcagggaggtTATGCAACTTGGGCGGAAACAGGCACTCAAATACTGCACTGATGGGGGCCTTATAAAGATGTAGACAGATGATAAGTA includes the following:
- the LOC135974089 gene encoding maestro heat-like repeat-containing protein family member 1; translated protein: MSMCRGISITWSLQELPWEGLDIVLQTFLEQHLTPTTLLHLFLHLQPWICSPRAQERSRAVRASARLFMFYRFKAITEDLKPMVEQGYMAGLLTSQAFDAQEATRYWASQALYWLFTPCKAVVYTKTGAVVSVLSKTQKDASCRENPVHVAMLIAKHLQSSDLMPFSFTLLVGLLEKEECADQLAGVMEAVLREQESELQGQVQDLQAALSYTLSPPRGGRLSEGTRDILHLLARQHTKAAVSILLKMPWPYKRPTKAIWRFLGADPMLTREVLHILLDDSPEKGRANPGQTQDRSCPQPARLPPATTCGLWELIGALGQADTLEGREDDLFASCFLAIACPPARHLSGAHQDLPSDTSPRSMAVQALARVLRLRGSQPAVELMDQERGWQLLEEAQPEGFTLLSRAIVTHPNLALKSIPKLLLPSLQASQEGERMACTALFAEFLGSPLLMENEPKAMRKQVVKAMLQRTEDSNIHVRGRALHGLRNAVTEFPDKVRKKRDKILESFVRAVCECCDPRTVLEAMEGLCWMLRDPKAPLKAHVAVPLALQARTFFEDETSSLRRASMELFGHLSKFVSKKSSLFGAEVEKSMGTLLIHLQDGDPQVAQVSAAEGS